One segment of Apus apus isolate bApuApu2 chromosome 1, bApuApu2.pri.cur, whole genome shotgun sequence DNA contains the following:
- the LOC127382485 gene encoding interferon-induced GTP-binding protein Mx-like, translating to MDNQRARPKNLLATKKDVFTSPSFQPCLEAFTIPLPVDLEDGDLLMSEAMIERKPSYEQKELKTQGYEEQDKQAAEPTLSNQYEEKIRPCIDLIDSLRSLGIEKDLGLPAIAVIGDQSSGKSSVLEALSGVALPRGNGIVTRCPLELKLKKTPATEAWRGKICYRNISTELQYASQVEGAIREAQDIVAGTRGAISGELISLEIWSPDVPDLTLIDLPGIARVAVGNQPKDIGEQIKMLLKTIIGCKETLNLVVVPCNVDIATTEALKMAQEVDPTGERTLGILTKPDLVDRGTEESIINIIQNRIIPLKKGYMIVKCRGQQDIHNKLSLTAAIEQERKFFETHKQFRTLMEEGKATIPHLAERLTNELVKHIIKSLPALEKQICEVLQKTLHDLQKYRRGTPRTEPEQLFFLTDLIKHFNQDISQAMRGEEQLIGTEIRLFAKIRREFRTWGVILLECNAKVKKIVPSKMGKYEDQYRGREFPGFTNHRVFEDIIREHIIELEEPAIDVMNSVLGLVQENFLELSKRHFANFHNLYRVVKSRIEAITQKQALEAERRIRTQFKMEKIVYCQDDLYISDFNSSRAENITKGSPGKELQFGSISNQEPTFVQDMVCHTKAYFNGASKRLSNQIPLIILSSALHEFGDNLQTTMLHLLQEKDKLNHLLQEDSDAAKHRDYLSQRVDRLTKACQYLRNFTSP from the exons ATGGACAACCAACGTGCAAGGCCAAAAAACCTTCTTGCCACGAAGAAAGATGTTTTTACATCACCTTCCTTTCAACCGTGTTTAGAAGCTTTTACAATACCTCTCCCAGTAGACTTAGAAGATGGAGATCTTCTGATGTCAGAGGCCATGATTGAGAGAAAACCTAGCTATGAGCAGAAGGAGTTGAAGACACAGGGTTATGAAGAACAGGACAAG CAGGCAGCAGAACCTACCTTGAGCAACCAATATGAGGAAAAGATCCGACCTTGCATTGATCTCATCGACAGCCTGAGATCTCTTGGAATAGAAAAAGACCTGGGTTTGCCTGCAATCGCAGTGATTGGAGACCAGAGCTCTGGGAAAAGCTCTGTCCTAGAAGCCCTGTCTGGTGTTGCTCTTCCTAGGGGCAATG GTATTGTTACTCGATGTCCCTTGGAacttaaactgaaaaaaacacctgcCACCGAGGCATGGAGAGGGAAAATTTGTTACCGCAACATCAGCACAGAGCTCCAGTACGCTTCTCAGGTGGAGGGAGCAATAAGAGAAG ccCAGGATATTGTGGCAGGTACTAGAGGTGCCATTAGTGGAGAACTAATTTCCCTAGAAATTTGGTCCCCGGATGTCCCAGATCTGACACTAATTGATCTTCCTGGAATCGCCAGAGTGGCTGTGGGAAATCAGCCAAAAGACATTGGGGAGCAG ATCAAAATGCTACTTAAAACAATTATTGGCTGCAAAGAGACACTCAATTTGGTAGTGGTGCCGTGTAATGTGGATATTGCAACAACAGAAGCACTGAAGATGGCTCAAGAGGTGGACCCCACTGGAGAAAGGACACTTG GGATCCTCACGAAACCTGACCTGGTGGACAGAGGAACAGAAGAGTCTATAATTAACATAATACAAAACCGGATCATCCCTCTTAAAAAAGGTTACATGATCGTGAAGTGTCGTGGGCAACAGGATATCCACAACAAACTTAGCTTGACCGCTGCAATCGAGCAGGAGAGAAAATTCTTTGAGACTCACAAACAATTCAG aactcttatggaagaaggaaaggctACTATCCCTCATCTGGCAGAGAGGCTCACAAATGAACTCGTGAAACATATAATT AAATCTTTGCCAGCATTAGAGAAGCAAATATGTGAGGTGCTCCAAAAAACGTTACACGATCTACAGAAGTATAGGAGAGGCACACCCAGAACAGAACCTGAGCAACTGTTTTTCCTCACAGAT TTGATCAAACACTTTAATCAAGACATCTCCCAGGCAATGCGTGGAGAGGAACAGTTGATTGGAACGGAAATCAGACTGTTTGCAAAAATCCGCAGAGAGTTTCGAACATGGGGAGTGATTCTCCTGGAGTGTAATGCAAAGG tgaaaaaaattgtgCCCAGTAAAATGGGGAAATACGAAGACCAGTATCGTGGACGGGAGTTCCCAGGCTTTACCAATCACAGGGTGTTTGAGGACATTATAAGAGAGCATATCATAGAACTGGAGGAGCCGGCCATTGACGTAATGAACAGCGTGCTCG GACTGGTTCAAGAGAACTTTTTGGAACTCAGTAAAAGGCATTTTGCTAATTTTCACAATCTATACAGAGTTGTTAAG AGCAGAATTGAAGCCATTACTCAGAAACAAGCACTGGAAGCTGAAAGACGTATCCGGACCCAgtttaaaatggagaaaattgTGTACTGCCAGGATGACCTTTACATTTCTGACTTTAATAGCAGTAGGGCAGAAAACATTACCAAAGGTAGCCCTGGAAAAGAGTTGCAGTTTGGATCCATTTCAAATCAAGAACCCACCTTTGTCCAGGATATGGTTTGTCACACAAAGGCCTATTTTAAT GGAGCGAGTAAACGCCTCTCCAATCAGATACCTCTGATCATCCTGTCTTCTGCCCTTCATGAATTTGGGGATAACTTACAGACCACAATGCTGCATCTTTTGCAAGAAAAAGACAAGTTAAACCATCTCCTTCAGGAAGACAGTGATGCTGCTAAACATAGGGACTACCTCAGTCAAAGAGTTGATCGTCTCACCAAAGCCTGTCAGTACCTGAGAAACTTCACCTCACCGtag